CATTCTTCACGAAAAAAGCCTGGTAAATATAGGATTCACCCTATAAATACCAGGCTTTTTGAAAGTGGAGCAGACGGGATTTGAACCCGTGTCCAAAAACCAATTCCCTGTTCTTCTACTATCATAGTTAATCCTTTTTCATTCCCTCTACGCCCCGGGGATTAACACCCTGAGCGCTTTAGTAGCTTCATTATACGCCCACATGCTCAAAGCTTTGCATATGTCGTTTCCCATATAGTCGATGCCAGGTTCTTAAAGTATGGGTGCTTTAAGGCTGACAGCTACTATTAAGCAGCGATTGCTAATTTTCTATCAGCGTTTATATTTAGGTTTGCCATTTAACGCATTGCATACGGATAGCTTCACCAGCTGCATGGCCCCTGTCGAAACCAGTACTGCCCCTGATGTGCAAATGCCCGCAATCCCCCAAGATCCGGGCACCTCTAATATACTACCATCTGGCTGCCAGAATGTCAACGCCCTGACGGCGGCGAATATTGCAATCTTTATCTTAGCTTCATTTTGTAATCCCGCTCTATTTCTCTTTTTTGATCTTTCTTTGCAATATCCTGTCTTTTATCGTACAGCTTTTTGCCTCGCGCCAGGCCTACTTCCACCTTTACCAGGCTGCCCTTAAAATAAACCTGCAGAGGCACAAGGGTCAGCCCTTTTTCAGCCAGCTTAGAATCCAGTTTTGTGATTTCCTGTTTGTGCAGTAAAAGCTTTCTTACTCTCAGCGGGTCCTTATTAAATATGTTTCCCTTCTCGTAAGGGCTTATATGCATTCCATATATATACATCTGCCCTTTTTCAATGCGGATAAAGGATTCCTTAATACTGCATTTACCCATGCGAATAGACTTTACTTCTGTTCCAAACAGTTCAATTCCGGCCTCGTATTTGTCGTCAATAAAATAATCGTGGTAGGCTTTTTTATTGTTAGCTACCAGTTTAAAGCTTTCTTTTCCCATTTCTTATCCTCCTGCTATTCCTGCAGCCCTAAGGTTCTAACAGGAATAAAGTCGATGGTTCTGGCAAATTTGTCTGTTCCTAATACCTGAACCTTAATTTTCTGACCCAGCTTATAAGCTTTTCCGGTCATTTCTCCCTTTAATTCTAATCGCTGTTCGTCAAATATATAATAGTCGTCCCGCAGTTCGTTAATGTGAACCAGGCCTTCTACAGTATTTGGCAGCTCCACATAAAATCCCCAGCCTGTAACCCCGGAGATTACTCCCTCAAATTCTTCTCCAATGAATTTCTCCATATATTCGCACTTCTTCAGCTTCTCTGTCTCTCTCTCCGCCTCGTCGGCCCGGCGCTCCAGGGCAGAGCACTGCACAGTTACCTCCGGCAGAATTCTGTCATAATGGACAATGCGCTTGTCTGACAGTCCTCCCCTTAAATTTTCTTTAATAATCCGGTGGATCTGAAGGTCCGGGTATCTTCTGATCGGGGAGGTAAAGTGGGTATAGTATCTGGCTGCAAGACCAAAGTGGCCTCCTGATACTGCCGTATATTTGGCCTGGCGCATAGATCTTAATACAAGGCGGCTTAAAAGCGCTTCCTCATTGGTGCCCTCCAGTTTATCTAGCAGCTTCTGAAGTTCCTTAGGGTGAATTTCTCCCTGCTGAAGCCGGATAGTATAGCCAAAGTTATTAATAAAGGTCGCCAGCTTTTTCATTTTCTCCGGGTCCGGGTTATCGTGGGTTCTGTAAACAAAGGGCAGCTCCTGCCAAAAATAATCTTCGGCTATGGTCTCATTTGCCGCCAGCATAAAATCCTCGATTATTTTTGTGGCTGTATTTCTCTCGTAAGGCTTAATGTCCACAGGTTTTCCTTTTTCGTTAAGAATAATTTTACTTTCAGGAAAATCAAAGTCTACTGCCCCTCGTTTTCTCCTTTGTTCTCTGAGAATACAGGAAAGCTCTTCCATCAGCTGAAACATAGGGACAAACTCTTCATATTCTTTAGAAATCTCCTCATCCTTATGTGTTACAATGGCATTTACCGCAGTATAAGTCATTCTTCTGTCTACTTTAATCACTGTCTCGGCAATGCGGTGACTGATTACATGGCCAGAAGCATTAATATCCATTAGACAGCTTAAAGCCAAACGGTCTTCCCCCTGATTTAAAGAACAGATTCCGTTAGACAATTTGTGAGGCAGCATAGGAATCACTCTGTCCACTAAATACACGCTGGTGCCTCTTTTTAAAGCTTCTTTATCCAGAGGACTATTTTCTGTTACATAGTGGCTGACATCTGCAATATGCACTCCCAAATGGTAGACGCTTCCAGAGGGCAGCTCTTCTTTAGAAATAGTGACTGCATCGTCTAAGTCTTTTGCGTCCTCCCCGTCAATGGTCACTGTCATAAGGCCTCTTAAATCTAAACGGCCGGCCTTATCCTTTTCGTCTACTGTATCAGGAATATTTTCCACCCAGTCCATAACTGCCTGGGGAAATTCTTCCGGCAGGCCGTAGGCCTTTACTAGGGATAATATATCTGTGCCAGGATCATTTATATGACCTAAAATCTCTGTAATAATTCCCTCAGGCTTTTTTTTCTCATTTCCATAATCAGTAACGGAGACTACTACCTTATGGCCGGTAACTGCGCCTCTGTCCTTGCCCTGAGGGACAAAAATATCTTTGCAGATCTTCTGATTGTCAGGCATAACAAATCCAAAATTCTTATTTTTTTGATATAAACCTACAATATGTCTGTTGGCCCGCTCCAGAACTCTTACGACTGCTCCTTCCGCCCGCCTTCCCCTAGGCTCCTCCTCCACTACAATCTGAACTTTATCTCCGTGGAGAGCGCTTCCTGTTTTATCTGCCGGAATAAATACATCCTCTTCCATCCCCTCCACTGTTACAAAGCCAAAGCCTTTGGGGTGGCCGGTGAATATCCCCACTACGCCCATAGTCTCCGGTTTTCCATATTTACCTTTTTTGGATACGCCTGCTCTTCCCTCTGATACCAGGGCGTCCATAACTTCCTTCAGTTCCTGTCTTTGTTCCTTTGGAATGCCTAATAACATAGCCAGTTCCTTTAATTTCATGGGAACGTAGGCAGGATCCTTTAAAAGCTTTTCCAGGTTATCCTTTCGTTCTCTTAATAAATGTTCTTCCATTTTCTTCCTTTCAATATCACTTCTATAAACTAAAAAGAGGGTGCCACAGAAGCTGACGGTTCCTCTGCTGAATGCCTTAATCCGCCTTCCAGCAAACCGGAATGTCAATTCTGCAACACCCCCTAATGGATTTTTACAAAAGATTTAATACAAAAGCCAGTACTAAAAACAGTGCGGCTGCAATCTTCGTAAATTTTTCCAGGGCGCCTTCCATAGAACGGCCTTTGTTTTTACCCCAGTAGGTATCTGCCATACCGGCAATAGAACCAAGTCCTGCAGATTTTCCTTCCTGCATCAAAACGATTACAGTTAAAGCGATGGCTAATATTACAAATATAATTGTCAAAAGCATTTTCAGCATATTACACACCTCCTATAGTCAAACACCGTAATCATAGCACATTTTCCATGGAATAGCAACTGAAACTTTTCCATTTTATAAATCTGAAAATTTATAAAATCTGCTCTTCAATTCTAAGAAGCTGATTATATTTAGCTGTCCTGTCGCTTCTGCACGGAGCTCCTGTTTTTATCTGTCCTGCATTTACCGCCACTGCAATATCTGCAATAAATGTATCCTCTGTTTCCCCTGAGCGGTGAGAAATAATTGTTTTATACCCTGCCTTCTTAGCCATTTCTATGGCTTTCAGGCTTTCTGTCAAGGTGCCGATCTGGTTTACCTTTATTAAAATAGCGTTGGCAGCCCCTAAAGCAATTCCTTTGGCAAGTCTGCCTGTATTTGTGACAAACAGGTCATCTCCCACCAGCTGCACTCTGTCTCCCAGCTCTCTTGTCATATACTGCCAGCCTTCCCAGTCCTCCTCATTTAAACCGTCCTCTATGGAGAAAATAGGGAAGGAATCCAGCAGTTTCTTATAATATTCTGTCATTTCCTCTGCTGTTCTCTGCACGTCTCTGCCGCTCATTTTGCTTTCCCCCGGGAATAAATACAGCCCTGTTTCCTCGTCGTAAAGCTCGCTGGCTGCGGCGTCCATAGCTATTTTAATGTCTTTTCCCGGCTGATAACCGCTCATTTTAATTGCGTCCACTAAATAGGTCAATACCTCTTCTGCATTTTTCAGATCAGGGGCAAAGCCTCCCTCATCTCCTACAGCTGTGGAATGATGTCCGATTTCCAGCAGTTTTTTTAACGTATGGTATATTTCCGCACACATTTTCAGCCCCTCTGAGTAGGCCTTTGCTCCCACTGGCGCAATCATAAATTCCTGAAAGTCAACAGTATTTGCTGCGTGTACTCCTCCGTTTAAAATATTCATCATAGGAACTGGCAGCTGACAGGCGTTTACTCCTCCTAAATAGCGATATAAAGGAATATTAAGCCCTTTGGCAGCTGCTCTGGCCACTGCCAGGGAAACTCCTAAAATTGCATTGGCCCCCATATTTTCCTTATTTTCCGTGCCGTCGGCTTCACAAAGCAGGCAATCTATTTTCGTCTGGTCTAAAGCGCTTTCAAATAATACAGCTTCTGCTAAAACTGTATTTATATTGTCCACCGCTTTTTTTACTCCCTTTCCATTATATCTGTGATCTCCGTCTCTTAATTCTACTGCCTCAAACTTTCCTGTGGAGGCGCCTGAGGGCACGCTTGCTCTTCCCACTGCTCCATTTTCCAAAGTAACCTCCACCTCCACAGTTGGATTTCCTCTGGAATCTAAAATTTCCCTTCCTTTTACTTCTGCAATATCAAAACTATGACACATAAAAAACGGCCTCCTTATTCATACTGTTGTTATGAATTAGGATAGCCGTTCATTCTGGGTTTTATACAAGTCTGCTGTGAATTTCCAAAGGCTTTTATTAAAGCTGGGTAATATTTTTCTCTCCGTAAATCCTTTTCCAGTCCTTTTGAAAATCATCTACCGCTTTTCCAATGGCACGCATGGAAAAGGCTGTGTGAAACAATTCCGGCTGCACTGTCACTGCGTGGGCTCCGGCCTCTAAAGCCATGTTAACCTGGCCCATATTTTTAAAGCTGGCGGCTACAATCTTTGTATTATAATGCCAGCGATCAATTTGACAAGCTAAGCTGTGAATAGTGTGAAATGCGTCTATATCCATATTTTCCATACGGTTATAGTAGGGAGCCAGATAATCTGCCCCGCATTCCATAGCCATATATCCCTGAATTTTTGTGTAAATAGCAGTGGCTGTAACGGAAATATCCATTTCTTTTAACATTTTTATGGCCTTCAAGCCCTGCTCTGTTACAGGTACTTTTACAAAAACCTTTTCATCCACCTTTTCCAGAAGAGTTTTTCCCTCCCTAACCATAGTTTCAGCATCGGCGGCTGTCACCTGAATATGAAGGCTTTTGTCCTCCCCAATAATCTTTCGTATTTCTTTAAAATGATCGAAAAAGGAGATTTTCCCTTCCTTTTTCACAATAGACGGATTGCTGGTAACTCCCAAAATAGGATATACAGCTGCATATCTTCTGATTTCTTCTATATTTGCCGTGTCTAAAATAAACTCCATACTGTTTGTTACCTCCCTGATCTATTTTTTCTCTCTTCCATCATTCTGCGGAATTCCTCCTCAGAACAGCCGATCTCCTGCAGTCTTTTTCTTCTCTTTTCCCTGAGTATTCTCTGGCGTTCTCTCTGGGCATCCTGTCTTTTCTTATACCAGAATGCGGATGCTGCAGCTATAATACATATTGCAGCTGCCACTGCTCCTGCAGTTTTGGCCCCTGAAAAGGTGTCCGCCCCCAGAGCTTTTCCTCCAGTTTCCCTAGAATCCTGTTCCGGCTGGTCTGTGGAACTTTGGTTATTTTCATCTTCGGATGTGTCAGCCGTCTGATTGGTATAAATATATGCCTGTCCTATTTTTCTTTCATTATATGTATAAGTAAGAAGTCCTACGGCGTTTTCCGGCGCTCCTGAAGAAAGGGCTGTCTCTAAGCTACGCTCTCCGTCTGTAAAGGCCGCATCATTAGGAAGGGTAACAACGGCTTCCTGATCCAGCCAAACCTCTCCCGGCTCATAGGAAACTCCCCCGATATCTACAGGCTCCTGTCCTGTTAAAAAAGTTTCGTTTTCAGAAATATTCACGTTTTTAAAAAGCTGAAAACTAAAATCTAAAATCGTTGTCGTATCCTTATAATGAGTTTTTCCTGTACTTTTTAATGTAACCGCAACCAGCCTTTTCCCGTCTTTTTCCGCCAAGGTCACAAGGGTTTGCCCTGCTAAAGAGGTGTATCCTGTTTTGCCTGCTACTGCCGCCGGATAATACTCTGCCTCCTCCTCATCTAACATCTTGTGTTCCATGTAAAATGTCCGCCCGTTTGGATTGTTTTTAGTGGCCGGTATTTGGTAGCTTTTCGCTGAGTCAATTTCCAGCAATGTAGGATTTTTAAAGGCCTCTCTGGCTATTAAGGCCATATCGTAAGCAGATACCACCTGGGAATCATCATTCAGGCCTGACGGATTTGCAAAATGAGTTCCGTCTTCGCAGCCAATAGCCGCCACCTTTTGATTCATCATCTCCACAAAAGCGTCCCTGCTTCCCGCCACGTGCTCAGCCAAAGCGTTGGCAGACTGATTGGAGGACTGAAGCAATAAAAGATACAGGCAGTCTTTTACAGAAAGCTGATCCCCCTCTTCTATGTTCATTTTATTTCCGGCTCCCGCCTCCACATTGTAAACGGCATCGTAGGAAAAGGTTACTGTATCCTCTAAATTTGCATGTTCAATTACAATTAATGCAGTCAACAGCTTCGTAATACTGGCCGGCGGCTTTGTCTCGTGAATATTCTGGGCAAAAATCACTGTGCCGGAATCCACATCCATAACAATTCCTGATTCTGATTCTACTCCTGTATTTGTAGGCCATTCTGGCTTGGCATATGATACGATCCCCGGACCTGCGGCCACAAAAATAAGGCACAGCAGAATACTAATCATCCTTCGCATAAATACTCCTCTTTCTCTTGTAATACTGTACTGCATTCCAGTGATTTTGCCAAAAATCTGTGCAGTATTATCAGTATACTATAAAAGCCAGGGGATTTCCACGAAAAATTAAAGTTTATTCTAAATCCGCCTCCACATTATATAAGTCTCACAGGCTCTTTAAATCCTATTACCTTTACATACGGCTCCACGGTGTACAAATACCTTCTTATTTTTTCCGGCCTAACTTTCCCCTCCTCCTTACTTTTTGTCTGTAACTTTCTGTTATAACAAACTTTCCTTTTTCTAGCCTTATAAGAGCTGCCGGAACCTCCATATATTTTTCATCAGGCACAGCCACAACCGCCGCCTCCGCCACATAAGGCAAAGTGTGAAGCACATTTTCAATATCAAAGCTGCATATTTTCTCCCCGCCTCTGTTGATCATATCCTTTTTTCTGTCAACGATATATAAATAGCCGGCCTGATTATAATACCCCAGATCTCCTGTGCGCAGCCACCCGTCCTCTGAAATCAAATCCGGCCACGGCTTGTGGTAGCTTTCTAGCACAAAACTGCCTTTTAAACAAATTTCCCCTATTTCCTCAGCTTCCAGCTCTCGGCTGCCCTCCATAATTTTCACCTTCAAATCCGGCATAGGAACTCCTGAAGAACCAATCCAGGGGGCTGTCGGCTGCTCCCGCCGTTTCCGTAAGTCCATATACAGTGTGAAACTGTGCTTTTGGCATCCATTCCTTTCGCTTTTTAATGTTTTCTGGAGCCATATTTCCGCTGCCGCAGGCAAATCCTTTTACCCACGGAATAACCGGATATTCCTTTCTCTTTTCTAAAAGTATGGAAAACACTGTTGGGGAAGCGTGATAAAAAGTAATTTTTTCTTTTAAAAAGCACTTTAAAACAGCGTCCCCGTCCACTTTCGGCTGGATAAATACAGTCCCTCCCACTGTCAGAAATACTGATAAAATACTGATCATCCCTGTTACGTGATACATAGGAGTGGCAATAAGAGAGCTGTCTTTTTCACTTAAATTCAGGGTTTTTATGTATGCTTCCACTGAATTCATTACTTGGTAATTTTTTAAAATTACACCTTTACTTTTAGAGGTAGTTCCTGATGTAAACATAACTATGGCATCATCTTCTAAACAAGCCTGTCTCTCCTCTTTGCCTAAATCCCTGCAGCTGCTGCCTGCCAAAAGATATTCCAGTCCCCAGTCCCCCTCTGATTTAGAAGCAATAATTTTTACGCCGTTTATTTCCTGAAGCCAGGAAGCTGTTTTGTCCGTCATCTCCAGCAAGTATTTGTAAGAATAGGTTCTGCCCCTCCAATCACCTATTGCTGCTTTCTCCGACAGCCTAACAGCCGTCTTTTTAAAAGCCAGGTACATGCTGAAAGCCATATCTTTATAAATACAGATATTTCTCTCACCTACCTTTCTCTCTTCTATACAGTTTTCCACCTCTTTGGGCCAGTAATTTTTCCACCATAGCATAAGCTTCCCCTTCTCAAAAAAGCAGAGGCTTTACTTTGACGACTTAATATTTAACAAGCTTTTTCTGGACCGCTCCAGATGCACCTGCATAATATGACTTGCAAATTCCCCATCCATATCATCCACAGCGCCAAACAGCTGTCTGTGATCCATCATAGACTTGGCCATAACTTTGGCATCGCTGTTTAACTGACGGGTATATCTGTCGGCAATATCCTGAAACATACGGGAAATCATCACCAGAACGTGATTTCTGGAGGCAGCCACAAGAAGCTCGTGAAACTTTCTGTCATACTTAGAGTAAGAGGCAAAATCGTTAAAACCTATAGCTTCCTCCATATTTTCAATATATCCCTTGAGAATTTTTATCTCATTTTCCGTCCTGTTTTCAGCAGCCAGCTTACAAGCTCCGCTTTCCACAAAAATTCTGGCGTCGTATATTTCGTCAATATTATTTTCTGTCACTGTCATCAAAGTAAATAAAGGCTTCATAAATTCTGCAGGATTTACCTCATTTACATAAGTCCCGTCCCCCTGCATAATTTTTACGATTCCCAGCACATTCAGCTTTTTCAGTCCCTCCCTTAAACATACCCGGCTGACCTGAAGCTCTGCTGCCAGCTCCCCTTCCGGCGGAAGCTTGTCCCCTATTTTCCATCTGCCTTTTCTGATTTCTTCTATAATCTGATCTGCAACAATATCATATTTGTATTTCTTCTTCCCATCTTCTGCCATTTACATCCCTCGTCCCTGTAAATATTTACCAAAATTATATCATCCACTATTTTAAAACGCAAGGTTCCCCCACTTCCCACACCTTTAAAGGGAAGAATAGGCAGTTTTCCTATATCAGGTAAGAATTCCAGGAAGGAACAGACTAATAAATGGAATATATGTAGTTATGGCTAAAACCACCAGCATGTAAATCAGCAGCTGTCCTACAAAGCGGAAAGTAGTTTCTAATTGAATTTTGCTGATTTTACAGCCTACAAACAAGTTAATTCCCACAGGTGGGGTAATCATGCCAATAGACAGATTCATAACAATAATAACCCCCAGCTGAATTGGGTCCACGCCTAAGGGCTGCACAATTTTCAGCAAAATTGGACTGAGAATAATGGTGGCCGGGGCGGCGTCCATAATCATTCCTACAATTAAAAGCAGAATATTAATTAAAATTAAAATAACATACTTATTTGTAGTCATATCCAGCACCCCGTTTGCTATGGAGGCTGTCACTCCCTCTAAAGTTAAAAGCTTTGCGAATGCTGTTGAGAAGGAAATAATTACAATAAAGCTGCAGCTTTTAGTGGCCCGCACAAAGGTTCCCGGCAAATCCTTTACTTTTAAATCTTTATAAATAAACATTCCCGCCAGCAAAGCATACACACAGGCCACTACAGACGCTTCTGTGGGGAGAAAATTCCGCTGTAAATTCCTCCCAGAATAATTACAGGCACTAATAAAGCCCAAATTGCTTCTTTAAAATTATACCAGAACCCAGAATCGTAAACCTTCTGCAGCTCTGCTTTCACCTCCGGCCCAGGTAAATATTTTTCTTTTATAGAAATTTTTCTGGCTATAATGATCATTGCCACTCCCAACAAGATTCCGGGAATAACTCCGGCTAAAAACAGCTTGGCCACAGATGTGTTGGTAGCTACTCCGTAAAGCAGGAATAAAATACTGGGGGGAATAATAGGGCCAAGGGCTCCTCCCGCTGCCGCCGCGGCAGTAGAAAACCCCTTGCTGTAGCCGGCCCTGATCATCTGAGGGATCATAATTCCTCCTATACACGCCACTGTGGCGGGACCTGAGCCTGAAATAGCGGCAAAGAACATACTGGCAATAATGGTTACAATAGCCAGCCCTCCCGGCCTGTCTTTTACAAGACTCATACAAAAATTAATCAGCCTTTGAGAGATACCTCCCTGAATCATCAGCTCTCCTGAAAGAATAAAAAACGGAATGGCTAAAAGAGTAAAGCTGTTAGTCCCGTTTAGGAAGGATTCTATAATCAGAGACATGTCAATAGTTCCAAACATAAGGGAATATCCGCAGCACACAAGTCCTAATGCAATAGCAATGGGAAATCCCAAAAATACAAAGACAAACAATCCTCCTATTAAAATAACGCCTGCCATTTATTTGCCCTCCCTGCTATTTAGAAACTCATATCGGATAATAAAGTAAATATTCATTAAGCATCTGACTGCAGAGGCCCCCACACCCAGCAAAAGGGAGGCTGACATCAGCCACATGGGGAACTGTGTAATAGACACTGTTTTCATAGCCATCTGGTCCAGAACTCTTAATAAAACATAATATCCTACTGCAGTTACAAAAATCAGATCCACTATATAGAGAAACAGATTTGCCAGATCCTTCATCTTCCCCGGCAGCTTTTCAATCACAGCTACAATCTGAATGTGATCATTTCTTAAAAAAGCGCCGCTGCAGGCCAGAAAAACAAAATACATAAACATGTACAGACAATATTCTGAAATCCAAGCGGCAGATGTTTTCAGCACGTATCTCATTATTACCTGCACAAATAAAAGTACTACCATTACAGCCAGAAGAACTGCTCCCACCCATTCCTCCAGATGATTGTAAAACTTGTTTTCATTGTAATAAGCCTTCATATGCACCTCCTGATTTCAGATTACTGCTTTCCTTCCTCTGTGCGCCCTAAAATTTCCAGTACTTTATTTACATTATCTTTAGATGTAAGAGAAACGTTCTCATCCCACCACACCTTGTCTACAGAAATCTGGCGCAGCATCTTTTCGTCCTCTTCGGATGCTTCTGTCACTGTCACCCCGTGCTCTTTCATTTAAGTCGTCTATCCACTGGCTGTCTCCCACCTTGTTTAACTCCTCATCTGTAGACATTAAATACGGAATTCCATATACATAATAGGCTGACATTCCGGAAAGGTCTGCAAAACAGTTAGGCGTTGTGTTTCCCATCTGCAGCGTGGCGGAACGAACCTTGTCTAAAACGTCTGCGTCCGTCTCCCCAATAGAACCGCTGGTAAATAATTCTACCTGAATCCTGCCCCCGGACTGTTCTTCTATACTTTTTTCAAACTCTTTATAGGCCACATTAAAGGGATCAATGTCTGAAACTGTATTTCCTATTTTCAAAGTGTAGGTTTCCTGACCTCCTCCGTCTGTATTCTGACCTGCGCTGCTATTTTCTTTTCCGCAGCCTGCCAGGCAAAGAGCTGCCGCCAACACCAAAAGATAACGTTTTTTCTTCATGTACCTTTCCTCCTTATTCGCTTACTTTCTGTACAAATTCCACTAATATTCCTTCTCCAAATCTGGGCCTTAAAAAATTCACCAAAATTCCTCCGGCTCCCATTACCCCTTTTTCTTCCAGCATCTGAAGCCCCTTCGCCTCATAATCCGCCCTGCATTTTTCCACATCCTCCACCTCAAAGGCAATGTGGTGTATCCCTCCTTTCCCGTTATTGTACATTGTCAGAACGCCCTCTTTAGGCACCACCAGCTCTACAGGCGATTCCTCCTTTTCATGTCTGGTAAACAGACAGTCTGCCTTATAAGCCTCCACATATTCTATATAATCTGTTTCCAGACCAAACTTCTCCATAAACCTTTCAGCTCTTTCCATGGAATTCATTACAATTCCAACGTGATGCAGCTTCATATGTTTCATAACCCCAGTTCCTGCCCTTCTATGATTTTTTTCAGACCAAAAGCCTTTTCCTTATATATTTCCACCGGAGTTTCCCTGATTTCATCAGCCATAAGAGGCTTAAATTCCATTTGAGCCAGAATATCCTTTTCCATATCTGTGCCCTTTGCAAATTCTATCAGTACAGGGCCCTTCTCTGTCAGCTTAAATACTGCCCGCTCTGTGACAAAAAACATATTCTGTCCTCTGGCTACAGCCATTTTTCCATTGTAGGAAATCTGCTGTACCTTTTTCACCAGCTTTTTAAACCTTCCTTCTTTTACAATGTGGATTCCCGCCTCATCAAATTCCGCCTGTATTCCCCCTCCTGTAAATGTAGAGCAGAACACTACGTTTTTCGCTGTGCTGGTAATGTCAATAAAGCCTCCGGCTCCCGCCGCCACAGTTCCCATTTTCGTGGCGTTTACATTTCCCTCCCGGTCCATTTCCCCGGCTCCCATAAAGGTAAAATCAATTCCGGCTCCCGTATAGTATTCAAATTGCCTGTCGTGGGGGATCAGGGCCTCGGGGCTGCAGGATATTCCAAAGTCAATTCCTCCTGCCGGCATGCCTCCGTAAATTCCTGACTCTACAATCAGCATCACGTCCTCCTGCACCTTTTCTTCCGCCAGAATAGGA
The window above is part of the Lachnoclostridium edouardi genome. Proteins encoded here:
- a CDS encoding FadR/GntR family transcriptional regulator is translated as MAEDGKKKYKYDIVADQIIEEIRKGRWKIGDKLPPEGELAAELQVSRVCLREGLKKLNVLGIVKIMQGDGTYVNEVNPAEFMKPLFTLMTVTENNIDEIYDARIFVESGACKLAAENRTENEIKILKGYIENMEEAIGFNDFASYSKYDRKFHELLVAASRNHVLVMISRMFQDIADRYTRQLNSDAKVMAKSMMDHRQLFGAVDDMDGEFASHIMQVHLERSRKSLLNIKSSK
- a CDS encoding TRAP transporter small permease, translated to MKAYYNENKFYNHLEEWVGAVLLAVMVVLLFVQVIMRYVLKTSAAWISEYCLYMFMYFVFLACSGAFLRNDHIQIVAVIEKLPGKMKDLANLFLYIVDLIFVTAVGYYVLLRVLDQMAMKTVSITQFPMWLMSASLLLGVGASAVRCLMNIYFIIRYEFLNSREGK
- the dctP gene encoding TRAP transporter substrate-binding protein DctP, translated to MKKKRYLLVLAAALCLAGCGKENSSAGQNTDGGGQETYTLKIGNTVSDIDPFNVAYKEFEKSIEEQSGGRIQVELFTSGSIGETDADVLDKVRSATLQMGNTTPNCFADLSGMSAYYVYGIPYLMSTDEELNKVGDSQWIDDLNERARGDSDRSIRRGRKDAAPDFCRQGVVG
- a CDS encoding VOC family protein: MKHMKLHHVGIVMNSMERAERFMEKFGLETDYIEYVEAYKADCLFTRHEKEESPVELVVPKEGVLTMYNNGKGGIHHIAFEVEDVEKCRADYEAKGLQMLEEKGVMGAGGILVNFLRPRFGEGILVEFVQKVSE